ATTGATGGCGAATAGACGGAGGAAACGGCAGTGCGGCAAAATCTACGGGACAACTCAGGCAATCTGTTGGGATGGCGTCAGCAGGATGGGCGGCGCATCAACGGTTATACGGCTAAGGGCTTGCCAGTCGGCTGGTATGATACTGGCACCAATTTTACCTACAATATCAACGGTCATCGAGTCGGCACAGGCGATCTGCTCACCTCACTAATCGTGAGGCCATAAGGTCAGGCGCTGGTCAATTTCGGTTCAAACCCATGCCCCGGCTTTGCAACTTCCGTTTCCAAAGCTGTTCAGTCTGCACAATCTCGTCCGCACTCGCCGCCGATCCAGAAACCTCAAGGATCGTAACCTGATAATCGCTTGGCTCAGCACTTTTCAGGCCGATGTTTCCGCCGTGACCATCAGATGCGTAATTCTGCCAACGCGAGATAAAGCCTCCTTCGCGGCTTGTTGCTGATCCCACATACCATTCGCGCGTCCGTTCTGAGGTCAACAGATACACACCCCGCGCAGCGGCAAGGGCATCAATCCAGCCGCGCGGCAATGTGGGCACATCGGAAATGTTCGAAATGAAATGCGTGAAGCCCGGAAATGCTTCCTCGCGAAATTGGCGAGTCAGTTCAACAATGGCTTTCGCCTGCTTATCGGGCCTTTGAATCCAGCTTCGCGCCCCTGCGCCCCATTCGATCCACAACCTGCCTACATATTCCTGCAAGCTCGGGAGTAGCTGAAGCTCGTAGCGTTCAAGCCGCTGTCCTGCCAATTCCATGCCAGGACGATCATGCAGCGGGTCCATCCATGCGCCGGGCGAAGGTCCAGAAAATTCAGCCGAGTAGATGCCCGTAAATAAGGTGCCTCCACTCGGAGGCACGACAAAAGAGGCCCAATAGGGGCTCATCAGCTTCACGCCATTGGGCTGCGTCTGGACTGCTTGATATTCGTCGAAGGCGTCTCGTTTGTCTCGCCAAAGCAGATAAGGTGTTCGCCCGTTGGGCGCTTTCGTCTGGTGGCGAAGCAATCGGACTTCGGAAAGTTCAAATCCGGCTTTTGCCAGAAGGTCATTGAACGTCAGCATATCTGCCTTTCCGCAATCTCGATCATAGCACCAGAAAGCATAAACGGCGGTCGACCGAAAGGCCGAGCCGCCAGCTTTAGGAATGGCATCACTTTTCGTGAAACTACATCAGGCTGGATTGTCAGCCTGCCTGCGCCTGATCGCATCACGAAGCAGGCTGTTTGACCTTGCGCAGCACCTTGCGGGCGGCAATTGCCGCCTTGGCTTGGGCGTCCAGCTCACCAGCATTCACAGCTTCAATAATTGAAGCGATTACCGTGGGCAGGCCAGTGAGGTTTTCGACCTCAATAGCGTTCATGCCCTTGGCAAGTTCTAACGGCTTGCTGCCGTAGCGGATCTGGAAGAACATCTTGCCAGCCGCATCCACAAACCAGCCCTTGCGAACATGACGTGGGGCATCGACGCGGACCTTTTCGCCCGCCTCGTTGGCGCGGGTCACGCGCTTGGTGGCGCTGAACGCCGTTCCACCGATTTCAGCTTCGGCGAGTGCCTTCTGCTCGTTGAGGTAGCTGACCAGCTTGCCACGCAGCACCTGCTCAGGCGTCGGGGTCACTGTCCGTCGTCAGAACATTCGGCACAACTCGCGGCGTAAATTAGCGGAGTGCGGACCTCGTCTGGGGGTTGATGTTAGGCGGCGAGCTTGCGGTGTTGCAAGCGCCGATGTTCGATGGTCTGTCGCTTGATCCTTTCGCGCTGTTTGATGATGGCTGGAGCCCTGCCGAAGTAGGCATCGGCGGGCGTCACGTTGTTCAGGCTCTCGTGGTAACGCTGGTGGTTGTAGTACTCGACGAAGGCCTCGATTTGGGCTTCGAGGTCGCCGGGCAAAAAGTAGTTTTCCAGCAGGATGCGGTTTTTCAGGGTTTGGTGCCAGCGCTCGATCTTGCCCTGGGTTTGCGGGTGCATCGGGGCACCGCGCACGTGGCTCATCTTCCGGGCCTCAATGTATTCAGCCAATTCGCCGGCGATGTAGCTGGGGCCATTATCCGACAACAGCCTGGGCTTGTGCAGCACCGTGGCGCTGTCGCAGCCCGATGCGCCAAGGGCCAGGTCGAGCGTGTCGGTCACATCCTCGGCGCGCATGTTGGTGCACAGTTTCCAGGCGATAATGTAGCGCGAGAAGTCGTCGAGCACGGTCGACAGGTACATCCAGCCCCACCCGATGATCTTGAGTGGAGTAGGAAGCGCATAAGCGCTTCCCCTCCCCGAACCGTACGTGCACCTTTCAGCGCATACGGCTCTCTATTCAACCTTGGTCCAAGGCCATGGCGACATCACGATAGCGGGAGGTGACGGTGTTTCGGAGCTCGTCCCGATAGATGTAGGGATTTCGCTCCGGATTCCGCCACCGGAACTGCATCTTCTGGCTTGTGACCAGTCGTCGCAGCGCCTTGCCGACGGCATTGCCCTGATTGCTTCGACCGTAGACCAGCCACGTCTTCGATTGGCCGGTTTCCGGCATGCGGTACCATTTACGCATCAAAGGCTTGATACGGGACCGGTACTTCTGCGCCAACCAGTGCGCCATTTTCCAGAACACGACGGTGTCGATGCGCCGGAATGTGCGCGCCGTGAAGTCGGTGAACCTGTAGAACGCAGCCCATCCCGCCAGCTGGCGGTTCAGACCGTCGATCATGTCCACCGCGGCAACCTCATGATTGCCGGAGAGAGCCTCGACCAATCGGCGAGCGAAGGTCTTGGCCTTCTCCTTGGGTATCGTTGAGACCACGGACATGCGTCCGCTCGATCCCCGCCTGCGGATAATCCGGTGCCCGAGGAACACGAACCCGTCGTCGACGTGGGTGATATGGCTCTTGTCCATATTCAACGTCAGCTTCAGGTCGTCTTCCAGAAAGGCCCGGCATTCCTCGCGGATGGCCTCGGCATGTGCCTTGGTGCCCTTGACGATGACAACGAAGTCATCGGCGTAACGGCAGTAGGCGACAGCAGGTTTCCATTGCCGGTTCTCGCGAACCGTGATGGGGCGCCCCTGCTGGATGCCGAAGTTCCATGCCCAGCGATCCTTTCGCGCCTTGTCGCTCAGGTATTTCGCCTCCAGCCACGCATCAAACTCATGGAGCATGATGTTGGACAGGAGCGGCGACAGCACGCCGCCTTGCGGTACACCTTCGCTTGAGGCGACGAACAGGCCACGGTCGACGTGGCCCGCCTTCAGGAATCGCCAGAGCAGATCAACAAACCGATCATCCCGGATTCGCCGCCGAACGCAGCGAAGCAGAAGCCGGTGGTGGACCGTATCGAAGTAGCTCGCCAGATCACCTTCGATGATCCAGCGGCCCCGCGCTCCGGCACCACTATCCTGCAACTGTATCTTCACGGTCCGGACAGCGTGATGCACGCTGCGTTCCGGCCTGAAGCCGTAGGAGAGGCGATGGAAGTCGCTTTCCCAGATCGGCTCCATGGCCATCAGCATCGCGCGCTGGACGATGCGGTCTTTCAGGGTCGGGATACCAAGTGGTCGTTTCTTGCCATTGGCTTTCGGGATATAGATTCGCCTGACCGGCTGCGGGTGATAACTCCCCGTCAGCAAGTCCGTTCGCAGACTGGCCAGCTGTTCTGCCAGTACGGCCTGCATCCGTCGCTTGTCCATTCCGTCGATGCCCGGCGTATTGGCGCCACTCGACGCCAGCACGATCCGAGCCGCCTCGGCAAGCCACGCCCGATCGGCAATGAGCCGGAGAAGGCGATCGAACTTGCGGTTCTGGTCGCTCTCGGCCCACGTCGCGAGCTTGTGCTGCATTTCGCTGATTATCAAAGGTCTTCACCTCGTTTGGTCAGGTAGTTTGCACTTCAAGCTGATTGAACTGTCCCCCTTCGCCATGTGACAGGCTTTCCCTGTCGCGGACTACTACGGGGACTCCGCCAGCACGGTGGACATCGGGGCCAACTCCCTTGGCATTCCATCATGCCTTCCCTCGTTCATATGCTGGACTTTCGCGCGCTGGGGAGGCTGCCGGTCGCAGTCCTTGTCCTTGCGTCCCGCAAGTCGATGCCGATGCCATGGCCTGGCTGCATTCTCTCCATGGCTCCATGCGGACGGGCTACATTTCCGGCCACATTCGGATGTCGCCGACATACGTCTCCGGCGCCATCATCAGCATTCCGCCTGTTAAGCCGTGTAGGCGAAGGCGACATTTCAGCCCTCGGATGCGGATTAACCGGTTCGTGTTCCTCAACCTTCCAGCGCTACAGCCTCGGGGACCATCTCGGCGTAACGGCTTCGCCTCAATCCCCTTTACCTGCGGGCTACGTCACCCTGCCAGTTGACGGCAGGTCACCGCCGCTTGGGCTCATGCCCCCTCACAGCAGAGGGCAAGGCATTCGTTCAGTTCCTCCTTTCTCCTTTGCATTCCAGTCATATGCACCCCGGACCATCCGGGACGAGGCGCACAGTAGGTAAAATCAGTCTGCCACATCTCGTTTACCCGCGTGGTCTTGGTGTGGAACTGATCGGCGGCCTTGATCACGACATAGGCCGGGCTGGTGATCAGATCGTGGGCCTTCAACAGACGGTAAACCGTGGCTTCCGACACGAAGTAGCGCCTCTCATCGGTAAAACGCACCGCCAGTTCCCGGGGGCTTAGCTCGGACTGCCCCAGCGCCAGCTCGATGATCTGATCATGGATGTCAGGCGGGATCCGGTTCCACACCCGGCTCGGTGTCGATGGCCGATCCTCCAGCGCCTCCGGGCCGCCTTCGAGGAACCGGTCGTACCAGCGGTAGAAGGTCCGACGGGCAATGCCGAGCTCGTCCAACGTGTGCTTGGCTGGTAGGTGCGATTGCTCGACGATCCGGATGATCTCGAGCTTCTCCGATGCTGGATACCTCATTCGTCGTCGCCCCCATCCGCGATCATACTTTTTTTGAGCAGACGGTTTTCGAGCGTCAGGTCGGCAACGCATTCCTTCAGGGCACGGGCTTCGCGGCGCAGGTCCTGCACCTCGCCGGTGGTTGCGGCACGGGCAGTGTCGCCAGCCAGGCGACGCTTGCCCGCTTCCATGAACTCCTTCGACCAGGTGTAATACAGGCTTTGGGCGATGCCTTCCTTGCGGCACAGCTCGGCAATGCTGTCCTCGCCGCGCAGGCCATCCAGCACGATCCTGATCTTGTCTTCGGCCGAGAAGTGCCGACGGGTCTGCCGCCGGATGTCCTTCACCACCCGCTCGGCAGGGGCCTTCATCGGCGATTTTTTTAAGGAGTGTTGGGGCTTCATCTTCGTTCCTTCGTCACTACGACGAAGCCCCAACACTCCTTAAATCACAACCTCAAATCTGTGCCATTGGTGCTGACGGGGAACACAGGGCGTTGTATTCCGCCGTCTCAACCATCACTGTACGATTGTCATCGAGCAGATGCGTTGCAATTTCGCCAAACAGGCCAAGAAGCTGATCGCCGGTTTTGTTGACCCGCAACGCTTCCATCTGAGATTTGAAGCCCTCGCGGATTTTCACCGCCGCAACGTTGCCCGTAATCGCTTCCAATTTGAGCAAGTCCGTCAGGTGGCTGTGCGTCTTGGCCACTTTGAGTGAAACATTTTGGAAGACGGCAGGAATCTCATCGACGAACAAGTCCCAGTGGACGCGGTATGCATTGGGCAGCCGCTTCAACGCCTCGTGCGTGATGAGCAGGATTTGCCCGCCGTGCGGGTCTGCATGCTTCATATACTCCATGATCTCTGGCGTTACGGCTTTGCCATCACCTGCATTGTAGATGGATTGAGCAGGCACATCAGGGAATTGGGTTTGTATTTCCGCGAGAGTTTGAAGAATAAGCGCTTTGGTAGGTTGGGCAATCAGTACCTTGGCCTTTTGCGTCTTCACTAGAGTGGCCGCATGGCCGACAAGCTGGTGAATTTTGCCAGAACCCGCACCAGCACTAACATAATATACTGTTGCGGCCGTCATTGAGTTTTTACCATACTTAAGATTGAACGGAATGTTGCGGCGGCATTATTGCGGTATTGGGGATTTGTTACGATAAGTATCTAAGATATAGTGTTTAGTAACAAAAGAAGCTGAGGAATTTATTAAAAACGAGGCAGGTGAAGTTCAAAATGCCCGCGGCAGCGAGGCGTTTTGTGCTTTTCTGTCGCGTTTTTATGGGGTTGCGAACTGACTGGCGCAGCAAGGCAGTTGAGCAAAGCCATTGGTAATTCACGAAATATGGCTTGAAATTATATGGCATCAACGCGCATTTGGCGGCAAATTACCCCAATTTGCAGCACCTTCACATGTCTTCCGCTGCGCTGCGCTTGCAGAAGACAGCTTCCCGCGCGCAAGGCATGATGTTTGGCAAGCCCAACATCACGCACAGGCGCTTGCGGTCAGCAATTCCAAGGCTTCAATGGGAACTGATTGGGCTGCGCGACAGCGCTTTACCGTTGAGTGCCGCCGTAACAGCGAAACCTCTCCTTAACGTTGGCCGCATAATCTGTTCGTCCGCGCCGATCACTATAGTGGTGGCCGTCGCGGTCGCTCTTTGAAAGCTCAGGAACTCCAACGCGAGAGCAAGCAGCGCGTTCGAAAATGCGTCGTCCACCCACAGGCATCAAGCCTTGGTGGGGGACGCAGGAAGAACAGGCGTTGCCACACCGCAGGGTCAAACCTGCATCGCCAGTGGCAGCGCTGTAACGCTCAAACAGAGGAGAAACCTATGAGCATTGAAAACGTGAAGAATACCTTGTTAAATCTCGTCTCTCAATTCACCACGCGAGTGGATGTTGATGAGCAGACGATAAGAAGCCTTGAAACCGAAAGGAATCGGGTGACTTGGGCACAAATTCAGGAGGCGTATGGCATTGCCCAGCGCATGTTGGATACAAGCAACCTGACTGCCTACGACGCGATCCTCACGGATTGCAAAATCCCCAAGGCGACTGAAAAAAGCAATCGTTGGTTGCCCGTCGTGAAGCTGCTGTATGGCCGTTGGAACTCCGCAAGGAGCGAATTCGTTCTAAACCGCAGTGCTGAAAAGTATGCCTGTGCATTCAGGTAT
This genomic interval from Novosphingobium sp. CECT 9465 contains the following:
- a CDS encoding GIY-YIG nuclease family protein, with translation MLTFNDLLAKAGFELSEVRLLRHQTKAPNGRTPYLLWRDKRDAFDEYQAVQTQPNGVKLMSPYWASFVVPPSGGTLFTGIYSAEFSGPSPGAWMDPLHDRPGMELAGQRLERYELQLLPSLQEYVGRLWIEWGAGARSWIQRPDKQAKAIVELTRQFREEAFPGFTHFISNISDVPTLPRGWIDALAAARGVYLLTSERTREWYVGSATSREGGFISRWQNYASDGHGGNIGLKSAEPSDYQVTILEVSGSAASADEIVQTEQLWKRKLQSRGMGLNRN
- the ltrA gene encoding group II intron reverse transcriptase/maturase, whose product is MIISEMQHKLATWAESDQNRKFDRLLRLIADRAWLAEAARIVLASSGANTPGIDGMDKRRMQAVLAEQLASLRTDLLTGSYHPQPVRRIYIPKANGKKRPLGIPTLKDRIVQRAMLMAMEPIWESDFHRLSYGFRPERSVHHAVRTVKIQLQDSGAGARGRWIIEGDLASYFDTVHHRLLLRCVRRRIRDDRFVDLLWRFLKAGHVDRGLFVASSEGVPQGGVLSPLLSNIMLHEFDAWLEAKYLSDKARKDRWAWNFGIQQGRPITVRENRQWKPAVAYCRYADDFVVIVKGTKAHAEAIREECRAFLEDDLKLTLNMDKSHITHVDDGFVFLGHRIIRRRGSSGRMSVVSTIPKEKAKTFARRLVEALSGNHEVAAVDMIDGLNRQLAGWAAFYRFTDFTARTFRRIDTVVFWKMAHWLAQKYRSRIKPLMRKWYRMPETGQSKTWLVYGRSNQGNAVGKALRRLVTSQKMQFRWRNPERNPYIYRDELRNTVTSRYRDVAMALDQG
- a CDS encoding DEAD/DEAH box helicase family protein; the encoded protein is MTAATVYYVSAGAGSGKIHQLVGHAATLVKTQKAKVLIAQPTKALILQTLAEIQTQFPDVPAQSIYNAGDGKAVTPEIMEYMKHADPHGGQILLITHEALKRLPNAYRVHWDLFVDEIPAVFQNVSLKVAKTHSHLTDLLKLEAITGNVAAVKIREGFKSQMEALRVNKTGDQLLGLFGEIATHLLDDNRTVMVETAEYNALCSPSAPMAQI